The following coding sequences lie in one Drosophila sulfurigaster albostrigata strain 15112-1811.04 chromosome 2R, ASM2355843v2, whole genome shotgun sequence genomic window:
- the LOC133838817 gene encoding uncharacterized protein LOC133838817 isoform X2 has protein sequence MSSSVFSEAPSTRPNGADGDSNLVVVYSKNGISFDERAIENIMEEKSIASISVVRLTSPTPSMMEQEETERLEELERFLEANSDRDDSDAELRDTENESQSGGEELISEKDHVTGDDNENNSGAENNDDSTEAEEAEAPKVKKRPGRKPKPKKQKKRRKPKERPQIVGLSVEQFYAEGSADMVVKNALKLAGLSLFKRTPETDALMEIIKNDHNYTPFTSPEQMKAKKAAEKVAMERQTVQGRKFIVQTQPNIKVLSAKKRIQVLPFNQVTKPQATQLALRQLQPVARPQLARPVQVSLPIAKPQQIIVAGPRPVRSNVKVISIATEDLIEDDDDANNSSATADEENGDTEELSEPSDDSRETDNDRDSDIDFKMNNSRNSNANKRKRIKKLSKRPNTQQPPRNQTVHVVRVPPGTTATAPAQFPSFKRRKEPQTESHLGVPAIGQIVQLNTKAAPTSVIALGSIPSTSFLKVRPTHKSLPIKAKVQAIEATRLTASPVATKLRRPPMSKVAAGFATPPQDVKEIIISKNLSSPKGVFTNLNSLLGDSNNSTQLTVSSDAPKQRLLATPIITPKTSLNMTLASSSSSSVAAPSKGFMPIGVETASTHKLPAQIVIETHQSSSELAAENDKQLDLINSIVQDELRKVSLVEQPPASADETIPNLVKMLESSAAGLDPVGEANAVPIVDVVNVASIPNQSHNSNNFNANIATVPTAVSGNVNDVENIDIGSARLLDTPDEDEITADFLQHVVGLIEEDKQFEAEVVKQVLASTESGGLDAIANAVVAPPIFETASQLTTIAQPNEYQPAIIVSNSLSNLPIACSTPSRSSSSTTATTMSTLLQSPEVKVVRGNGRVIYLPPIEAPTTRAKRRAQNPAASTTTSSDISNISHCEPMLDSSQLANSSLDSDSFMSQASRGVHKKQLSKESSGGSVKRPKRSNKLNTSQTNDADASESQEDDDDPNKLWCICRQPHNNRFMICCDLCEDWYHGTCVNVTKAMGLEMEQNGVDWKCPKCVKRQEEKSQPRITDMLLPKHSGDLTESAALPKQPNETKPTTEAKDFAVPHITGTPILMAKQAKAPQIIKPQPKVLHQQQLHFIKLGSGGSNASTSSDQGCVFCKRPARPNSVYCSDECIRKYAQAAIQTQQSDPVLPMSPQLQQPNPLDVKKSKKKDLFEDALRQADTVSKVERINVFERRSGRAITGHMAPSAQHLKKWLQDNPTFEVMQPGSLQPTEIERRQDKRTLEQSSTESTPTKSTPATSAQKPVESQNKSVQLLSTPQSSAKKQKPTTSKLRSSEKSNSEKSVGKSHAEPVRLNVRQTFKMLMLDRIKYEQANALPTDKSEWLTLAEVDNFVKNMESELYHTFGRDAGAKYKSKYRTLSFNIRDRKNKTLFEKICAKQLEPKQLVRMTAAELASQELAKWREEENRHQLEIIKKSELDLLSRAQNYLVKTHKGEEVINTPVDVTLPDEELAEQNADKEIQIDSSDSKRSSHSTDPSLIATDTSSKELELERSVSKEKNAKSKEKERSADKDRERDKRHKNHKNHHHHSTSKRSRSRSSSRSRSMEKRSHKRHHHDSDADKEKEASSSRDKQANKVRAEKEKVVPANKPAEKKAEPPLVFNLIDQILESEKTVEQAANLKVPTKQTLKTVPVATKTAPKSDERPVSLDKYGRYLHSLSSPPIWSGNVHMVDVTAFDVVIHPVHGDTSQLAKLLPTNLDVIGRITRVNVWDYLKKIKKSPTKEIVIVNLFPASASNTINFDSFYEYLDTRQRLGVLGADAEQIRDFYIFPLGSRDKLPSVLQTTETVPFYEDTRRPNTLLGIIVRCLSKKLATMSQTLPLPSLPTASNKTAKVINKTRAKTTFTPPSSPKRKRSTHSTSSKDDEFDIDAIIKAPIAKLHKTNISIDSTSSDDPNAPYSPGGSSDDDLAASNPINKDELERKVNEINKQIAAQRKEIAGLLNVESPVLTQPSPLSNAIANISSIPNLNNILASLKNKSETIAKASAGDDEEYNPEDAIASNSSYGMGTRIAENATRTKSRLAQLSEAELLSMVPDNLVDDLAPSTRHNEEPPPPGV, from the exons ATGTCCAGTTCGGTGTTTAGTGAGGCCCCCAGTACACGGCCAAATGGCGCCGATGGCGATTCCAACCTTGTCGTGGTCTATAGCAAAAatggcatttcatttgatgAGCGTGCTATTGAAAATATCATGG aggaAAAATCAATTGCCAGCATTAGCGTTGTGCGTTTAACATCGCCTACGCCCAGCATGATGGAACAGGAGGAAACGGAGCGTCTGGAGGAACTGGAGCGTTTCCTTGAGGCCAATTCGGATCGCGATGATTCCGATGCGGAGCTGCGGGACACGGAGAATGAGAGTCAAAGTGGCGGTGAAGAGCTCATCAGCGAAAAGGATCATGTTACCGGCGATGATAATGAAAACAATAGTGGCGCCGAAAATAATGATGACTCTACAGAAGCAGAGGAAGCCGAGGCACCAAAGGTGAAGAAGCGTCCTGGTCGCAAGCCTAAgccgaaaaagcaaaagaaacgtCGCAAACCAAAGGAACGACCGCAAATTGTTGGCCTTAGTGTTGAGCAGTTTTATGCGGAAGGTTCTGCAGACATGGTAGTGAAGAATGCGCTGA AATTGGCTGGCTTGTCACTATTCAAACGAACACCGGAAACGGATGCACTTATGGAGATTATCAAAAACGATCACAACTATACGCCCTTCACTTCGCCCGAACAAATGAAGGCTAAGAAGGCCGCTGAGAAAGTGGCGATGGAAAGGCAAACAGTACAAGGACGTAAATTCATTGTGCAGACACAGCCCAACATTAAAGTGTTGAGTGCCAAGAAGCGTATCCAGGTACTGCCGTTTAACCAAGTGACAAAGCCGCAAGCAACGCAACTAGCGCTAAGGCAACTGCAACCGGTGGCCAGGCCACAGTTGGCGAGACCTGTGCAAGTGTCGCTGCCAATTGCAAAACCGCAGCAAATCATTGTGGCGGGACCACGACCGGTTCGCAGTAATGTCAAAGTGATTAGCATCGCCACCGAAGATCTCATTGAGGATGAtgacgatgccaacaacagctCGGCCACCGCGGACGAAGAGAATGGCGACACCGAAGAGCTAAGTGAGCCAAGCGATGATTCGCGTGAAACGGACAACGATCGCGACAGTGACATTGATTTTAAGATGAACAACAGCCGCAACAGTAACGCGAACAAACGCAAACGGATCAAGAAGCTCTCCAAGCGACCCAATACACAGCAGCCCCCGCGAAATCAAACGGTGCATGTGGTCAGGGTGCCACCAggaacaacagccacagcaccAGCTCAGTTTCCCAGTTTCAAGCGACGCAAGGAGCCGCAGACGGAGAGCCACTTGGGTGTGCCTGCTATTGGACAAATTGTGCAGCTCAATACGAAGGCGGCGCCCACATCCGTAATTGCCTTAGGCAGCATACCAAGCACATCGTTCCTGAAAGTACGTCCCACTCACAAGTCCCTGCCCATCAAAGCCAAAGTGCAAGCAATCGAAGCTACACGCTTGACTGCGTCACCAGTTGCCACCAAGTTGAGACGACCGCCAATGTCAAAGGTGGCAGCGGGATTTGCAACGCCACCGCAAGATGTCAAAGAGATTATAATCAGTAAGAATCTATCCAGTCCGAAGGGTGTGTTCACCAATCTAAACAGTCTGCTCGGTGACAGCAACAATTCCACGCAACTAACAGTTTCGTCAGATGCGCCAAAACAACGTCTACTAGCTACACCTATTATTACGCCTAAGACGAGCCTAAACATGACgttagcatcatcatcatcatcctccgTCGCTGCGCCTTCTAAGGGCTTTATGCCCATTGGCGTGGAGACGGCATCCACACACAAATTACCCGCACAGATTGTCATCGAGACGCATCAGAGCTCTTCAGAGCTGGCGGCCGAAAACGATAAGCAACTGGATCTCATCAATTCGATAGTGCAGGATGAGTTGCGGAAGGTATCGTTGGTGGAACAGCCACCAGCAAGTGCTGACGAGACCATACCCAATTTGGTCAAAATGCTGGAGAGCAGTGCGGCTGGACTCGATCCGGTTGGCGAGGCAAATGCTGTTCCTATTGTTGACGTTGTCAACGTAGCAAGCATACCAAACCAATCACATAATAGtaacaatttcaatgcaaacaTAGCAACCGTTCCAACTGCTGTCAGTGGCAATGTTAACGATGTGGAAAACATTGATATTGGCAGTGCTCGTTTGTTGGATACACCAGATGAGGATGAGATTACAGCCGATTTTCTGCAACACGTCGTTGGGCTTATCGAAGAGGACAAACAATTTGAGGCCGAAGTTGTAAAACAAGTGTTGGCAAGCACAGAATCGGGCGGTCTAGATGCCATTGCCAATGCTGTGGTAGCGCCTCCTATATTTGAGACTGCCAGTCAATTGACAACCATAGCTCAG CCGAACGAATATCAGCCTGCCATTATTGTGTCGAATTCATTGAGCAATTTACCAATAGCGTGTAGCACTCCATCGCGTAGCAGCAGtagcacaacagcaacaacgatgtCAACATTATTGCAAAGCCCTGAGGTAAAGGTGGTGCGTGGCAATGGTCGCGTCATTTACCTGCCACCGATTGAGGCGCCTACAACTCGAGCAAAGCGTCGTGCTCAGAATCCGGCCgcatcgacaacgacatcaTCAGATATTAGCAATATTTCGCACTGTGAACCAATGCTGGATAGCAGTCAATTGGCCAACAGCAGCCTAGACAGTGATAGCTTTATGTCGCAAGCATCACGCGGCGTGCACAAAAAGCAATTGTCCAAGGAGTCTAGCGGCGGCAGCGTAAAGCGACCCAAACGATCGAATAAACTGAACACCAGTCAAACCAACGATGCGGATGCCTCAGAATCTCAAGAGGACGACGATGATCCCAATAA GCTATGGTGCATTTGTCGTCAACCCCACAATAATCGTTTCATGATTTGTTGCGATTTGTGCGAAGATTGGTATCACGGCACTTGTGTCAACGTCACAAAGGCCATGGGTCTGGAAATGGAGCAGAACGGCGTTGACTGGAAGTGTCCGAAGTGCGTCAAGCGACAGGAAGAGAAG AGTCAACCACGCATTACGGACATGTTGTTACCTAAGCACAGCGGTGACCTGACGGAAAGTGCAGCGTTACCCAAGCAACCaaacgaaaccaaaccaacaacagaagcaaagGACTTTGCAGTACCCCATATCACAGGCACACCAATACTGATGGCGAAACAAGCTAAAGCTCCACAAATCATAAAACCACAACCCAAAGTGTTGCACCAACAACAGTTGCACTTCATCAAGCTTGGCAGTGGTGGTAGCAATGCTTCAACATCCTCAGATCAAGGTTGTGTTTTCTGTAAGCGTCCGGCACGTCCCAATTCGGTTTATTGCAGTGATGAATGCATTCGCAAATACGCACAGGCCGCAATACAGACGCAACAATCAGACCCTGTGCTGCCAATGTCGCCACAGCTACAACAACCAAATCCTCTTGATGTCAAGAAGAGCAAAAAGAAGGATTTGTTTGAGGATGCACTTCGGCAAGCTGATACAGTATCAAAGGTGGAGCGG ATCAATGTGTTTGAGCGTCGCAGCGGACGAGCCATCACAGGACATATGGCGCCTAGTGCACAGCATCTGAAGAAGTGGCTGCAGGACAATCCCACCTTTGAGGTAATGCAGCCCGGCAGTTTGCAACCCACGGAAATAGAG CGACGACAAGATAAACGCACCTTGGAACAGTCCTCCACAGAGTCGACGCCCACCAAAAGTACGCCTGCAACCTCAGCTCAAAAACCAGTCGAGTCTCAAAATAAGTCTGTACAGCTGCTTTCAACACCGCAGAGCTctgccaaaaagcaaaagcccaCAACCTCAAAACTACGCTCTTCAGAGAAGAGCAACTCGGAAAAATCGGTTGGTAAGTCGCACGCTGAACCCGTACGTTTGAATGTGCGTCAAACATTCAAGATGCTAATGCTTGATCGCATTAAGTATGAACAAGCAAACGCGTTACCAACCGACAAATCCGAGTGGTTAACATTAGCGGAGGTGGACAACTTTGTGAAGAACATGGAGTCTGAATTGTATCACACATTTGGACGGGATGCGGGTGCCAAATACAAGTCAAAGTATCGAACGTTGTCGTTCAACATCAGGGATCGCAAGAATAAAACGCTCTTCGAGAAGATATGTGCCAAGCAGCTGGAACCCAAGCAGTTAGTGCGCATGACAGCCGCCGAACTGGCCAGCCAAGAGTTGGCCAAATGGCGCGAGGAGGAGAATCGTCATCAGTTGGAAATCATTAAGAAGTCTGAACTCGATTTGCTGTCACGGGCACAAAACTATTTGGTAAAAACGCATAAGGGCGAAGAAGTTATCAATACGCCGGTGGATGTTACGCTACCCGATGAAGAACTGGCAGAGCAGAACGCCGATAAAGAAATACAGATCGATAGCTCCGACAGCAAGAGATCTTCTCATTCTACTGACCCATCATTAATTGCCACAGACACATCCAGCAAAGAACTTGAACTGGAGCGTTCGGTGAGCAAAGAGAAGAACGCTAAGTCGAAAGAAAAGGAACGCTCTGCTGATAAAGATAGGGAACGTGACAAGCGTCACAAGAACCACAagaatcatcatcatcatagcACATCCAAACGAAGCCGGAGTCGGTCgagcagtcgcagtcgcagcatgGAAAAGCGGAGCCATAAACGGCATCATCACGACTCCGATGCAGACAAAGAAAAAGAGGCGTCTTCATCACGTGACAAGCAAGCCAATAAGGTGCGTGCTGAAAAGGAGAAAGTGGTGCCTGCCAATAAGCCAGCTGAAAAGAAGGCGGAGCCACCTTTAGTGTTCAATTTGATTGATCAAATCCTGGAATCTGAGAAGACAGTCGAGCAAGCGGCCAATTTAAAAGTGCCCACAAAGCAGACACTAAAGACTGTGCCCGTTGCAACAAAGACCGCACCCAAATCCGACGAACGGCCCGTAAGTTTAGATAAATACGGCCGCTATCTGCACAGCTTATCCAGTCCACCTATTTGGTCCGGCAATGTGCATATGGTGGACGTCACCGCCTTTGATGTGGTCATACATCCGGTGCATGGCGATACAAGTCAGCTAGCCAAGTTGTTGCCAACGAATTTAGATGTTATTGGTCGTATAACGCGTGTGAACGTCTGGGATTATCTCAAGAAGATCAAGAAGAGTCCCACCAAGGAGATTGTCATTGTGAACTTATTTCCCGCCAGTGCCTCGAACACCATTAACTTCGACAGCTTCTACGAGTATCTCGACACTCGTCAACGTCTTGGTGTCTTGGGTGCCGATGCGGAGCAGATTCGTGATTTCTACATATTCCCATTGGGATCGCGGGACAAATTGCCAAGTGTGCTGCAGACCACGGAGACTGTGCCCTTCTACGAGGATACACGGCGTCCAAACACGCTGCTGGGCATAATTGTGCGCTGCTTGAGTAAGAAATTGGCAACCATGAGTCAAACACTGCCTCTTCCTTCATTGCCCACTGCCAGCAACAAGACTGCAAAG GTGATAAACAAGACGCGCGCTAAAACAACATTCACGCCACCGAGCAGTCCAAAACGTAAACGTAGCACGCATTCGACGAGCTCCAAAGATGATGAGTTCGACATCGATGCGATCATCAAAGCGCCCATAGCCAAGTTGCACAAGA caaacatttcaatagATTCGACTAGCTCGGACGATCCGAATGCGCCTTATTCGCCCGGCGGCAGCTCTGACGATGACTTGGCAGCATCAAATCCAATCAATAAGGATGAGCTGGAGCGTAAAGTGAATGagattaataaacaaatagcCGCACAACGCAAGGAGATTGCCGGCCTGCTTAATGTTGAGTCACCT GTTCTTACCCAGCCTTCGCCATTGTCTAATGCAATAGCCAACATATCGAGTATTCCCAATCTGAACAATATACTGGCAAGCCTAAAGAACAAAAGTGAAACCATTGCCAAGGCAAGTGCTGGCGATGACGAGGAATACAATCCAGAAGATGCCATCGCCTCAAACAGCTCCTACGGCATGG GTACAAGAATTGCGGAGAATGCAACCAGAACCAAGAGTCGCTTGGCGCAGCTAAGTGAAGCTGAGCTTCTTAGTATGGTGCCGGACAATTTGGTGGATGATCTGGCGCCAAGCACCCGACACAATGAGGAGCCCCCACCGCCCGGTGTTTAG